In Candidatus Binataceae bacterium, one DNA window encodes the following:
- a CDS encoding MaoC/PaaZ C-terminal domain-containing protein, whose product MPQNYYENIEVGALIGPLEKEPTTQQLVKYAGASGDFYQIHYDKDFALKNNLPGVILHGALKNAFLGQLMTDFAGELGWLRKLSVQYRGMDQPGTKVVCKGRVTKKYVEGADHLVDCEIWLENAKGEKTTPGSATVILPSRG is encoded by the coding sequence ATGCCACAGAACTACTATGAAAATATCGAAGTGGGCGCGCTGATTGGTCCGCTCGAAAAGGAACCGACGACCCAGCAATTGGTCAAGTACGCGGGCGCCTCAGGCGATTTTTACCAGATTCATTACGATAAGGATTTTGCGCTGAAGAATAATCTGCCGGGCGTGATTCTTCACGGCGCCTTGAAGAATGCCTTTCTCGGGCAGCTCATGACGGATTTCGCCGGCGAGCTCGGATGGCTGCGCAAGCTTTCCGTGCAATATCGCGGCATGGATCAGCCGGGGACGAAGGTCGTCTGCAAGGGCCGCGTGACGAAGAAATATGTCGAAGGCGCGGATCACCTGGTCGATTGCGAGATTTGGCTCGAAAACGCCAAGGGCGAAAAGACCACGCCGGGCAGCGCCACCGTGATCCTGCCGTCGCGCGGATGA
- a CDS encoding Phenylacetic acid catabolic protein — translation MRRQFAAGSFEAADLRQGRVEANYQKVLTRLLAAHALAEKLTAEGYSRAREFVTDPALLISVEKNLAEERKHARLIYAALEELGLSEARADRSMITALKAPSFVAPRQFAEHAADELDLVMASVSLDMTGLIMIGVNYRDSSYAPHARAAEIILAEEEEHELFAAGELRDAAERCGADAVNLALREWLPRAVNFFGPPGSGFTYDCIRYGLKSRDNGELAELYLKLLERRVNQAGLEMPPITPDYPHTSMSD, via the coding sequence ATGCGCCGTCAATTCGCCGCCGGCAGCTTCGAGGCCGCGGACCTCCGGCAGGGACGCGTCGAAGCCAACTACCAAAAGGTTTTGACTCGGCTGCTCGCGGCCCATGCGTTGGCCGAAAAGCTCACGGCCGAGGGCTATAGCCGCGCGCGCGAGTTTGTTACTGACCCCGCGCTGCTGATCAGCGTCGAAAAGAATCTCGCCGAAGAACGCAAGCACGCCCGGCTGATATACGCGGCATTGGAGGAATTGGGTCTCAGCGAGGCGCGCGCCGACCGCTCGATGATCACCGCGCTCAAAGCGCCCTCCTTCGTTGCGCCGCGCCAATTCGCCGAGCACGCCGCCGACGAACTTGACCTCGTGATGGCGAGCGTCAGCCTCGATATGACCGGGCTCATCATGATCGGCGTCAACTACCGGGATTCGAGCTACGCGCCGCACGCCCGCGCTGCGGAAATCATCCTGGCGGAAGAAGAGGAGCACGAGTTGTTCGCGGCGGGTGAGTTACGCGATGCGGCCGAACGCTGCGGCGCCGACGCGGTCAATCTGGCGCTGCGCGAATGGCTTCCGCGCGCGGTCAATTTCTTCGGACCACCGGGGAGCGGATTCACCTACGATTGCATTCGCTATGGTTTGAAGTCGCGCGACAACGGCGAGCTCGCCGAGCTTTACTTGAAGCTACTCGAGCGCCGCGTCAACCAGGCCGGCCTCGAAATGCCGCCGATAACACCCGATTATCCGCACACCTCGATGAGCGATTAA
- a CDS encoding KUP/HAK/KT family potassium transporter produces MSLATTKESPDSSRATRSTTPGAALVALGIVYGDLGTSPLYTLQTVVEIVGAKFTPQAALGILSLIFWALIITISVKYCLFVMRADNHGEGGILALMSLTGATWSGRGRLLVAMGLFGAALIYGDGIITPAISVLSALEGLNLATNFFKPHIVPMAVAILLGLFAIQPFGTAQIAKISGPVMLLWFVVIGVLGIGGILHHPGVIAAMDPRYAIAFLAHSGWGGFAVLGGVFLAITGGEALYADMGHIGANPIRASWYGVVLPALLLNYAGQIALMFDHPAMNGNPFFKLSPAWAIFPLVGLASVATIIASQAIITGAFSLTRQAMQLGWFPGMRIRQTSADEYGQIYVPFVNWAMMLFTIALTIGFGSSIRLAGAYGTAVATTMVLTTALLYRVMRQRWGWPAPLALLTSGVFLVVDFAFFAANLLKITDGGWIPLTTGMIIFLLMTTWRAGIEAVRNRAATMTELSEQFIRRLQKGKIPRVPGTAIFLTRMADRTPPSMIAHLEQIGALPQTLIALTVTFDEVPRVPPADRLKLVEVVQGFWHVTVRYGFFEIPDLPFALRVASERGCPIDLANAVYFSERDDVVRSREHPILSWWRLPLFAFLYRNSVRFSDLFNLPPKQFVQIGRQIEI; encoded by the coding sequence ATGTCGCTCGCCACCACCAAAGAAAGCCCGGATTCGTCGCGCGCGACTCGCTCCACGACGCCGGGTGCGGCGCTGGTCGCCCTCGGCATCGTTTACGGCGATCTCGGGACCAGCCCCCTCTACACCCTGCAGACGGTGGTGGAAATCGTCGGCGCAAAATTCACGCCCCAGGCGGCGCTAGGAATCCTGTCGCTCATCTTCTGGGCGTTGATCATCACGATCTCAGTAAAGTACTGCCTCTTCGTCATGCGCGCGGACAATCATGGCGAAGGTGGAATTCTCGCGCTGATGTCACTCACTGGGGCGACCTGGTCGGGCCGCGGGCGCCTGCTCGTCGCGATGGGGCTGTTCGGCGCGGCTTTGATCTATGGCGATGGCATCATCACGCCCGCAATCTCGGTGCTGAGCGCGCTCGAAGGGCTCAATCTCGCTACTAACTTCTTCAAGCCGCACATAGTACCGATGGCGGTCGCGATCCTGCTCGGGCTGTTTGCGATTCAGCCATTCGGAACAGCGCAAATTGCCAAAATCTCCGGGCCCGTGATGCTGCTCTGGTTCGTTGTCATCGGAGTTCTGGGAATCGGCGGCATCCTACATCATCCGGGTGTGATTGCAGCGATGGATCCGCGCTACGCAATCGCATTCCTGGCGCACAGCGGATGGGGTGGGTTCGCGGTTCTCGGCGGCGTGTTTCTCGCCATCACCGGCGGTGAGGCCCTCTACGCGGACATGGGACACATCGGCGCCAATCCGATTCGCGCGTCGTGGTATGGAGTCGTGCTACCAGCCTTGCTACTCAATTATGCTGGCCAGATCGCCTTGATGTTCGATCATCCCGCGATGAACGGTAATCCATTTTTTAAGCTATCACCGGCCTGGGCAATTTTCCCGCTGGTGGGTTTGGCGAGTGTGGCTACCATCATCGCAAGTCAGGCGATCATTACTGGCGCCTTCTCGCTTACACGCCAGGCGATGCAGTTGGGCTGGTTCCCCGGCATGCGCATCCGGCAGACCTCAGCGGATGAATATGGCCAGATTTACGTGCCCTTCGTGAACTGGGCGATGATGCTTTTCACGATCGCCCTCACGATCGGATTCGGCAGCTCGATCCGCCTCGCCGGCGCCTATGGCACCGCAGTCGCGACCACCATGGTGCTGACTACCGCCCTGCTCTACCGGGTTATGCGTCAGCGATGGGGATGGCCGGCGCCGTTGGCGCTGCTGACGAGCGGCGTTTTCCTCGTCGTGGATTTCGCTTTTTTCGCCGCCAATCTTCTGAAAATCACCGATGGCGGTTGGATTCCACTGACCACGGGCATGATCATCTTCCTTCTGATGACCACCTGGCGCGCGGGAATCGAAGCGGTCAGAAATCGGGCGGCGACTATGACCGAGCTGTCCGAACAATTCATCAGGCGCCTTCAGAAAGGCAAAATCCCGCGAGTGCCTGGCACGGCCATCTTTCTGACACGGATGGCGGACCGGACGCCGCCCTCGATGATCGCGCACCTCGAACAGATCGGGGCGCTGCCGCAGACCCTGATTGCGCTCACCGTCACTTTCGACGAGGTTCCCCGCGTACCGCCTGCCGATCGTCTCAAGCTGGTCGAAGTGGTTCAGGGCTTCTGGCACGTCACCGTGCGCTATGGCTTTTTCGAAATCCCCGATCTGCCCTTCGCGCTGCGCGTGGCCAGCGAGCGCGGCTGTCCGATTGATCTCGCAAACGCGGTTTATTTCAGCGAGCGCGACGACGTCGTCCGCAGCCGCGAGCACCCGATCCTCTCGTGGTGGCGGCTGCCCCTGTTCGCTTTCCTCTACCGTAACTCAGTGCGGTTTTCCGATCTGTTCAATTTGCCGCCGAAACAGTTCGTCCAGATCGGCCGCCAGATCGAGATTTAA
- a CDS encoding DUF1003 domain-containing protein produces MNQIDIADKWEQRRIRHSHQHAPVINVNQALGDVLTPGQRIADGLALVIGSWKFIIAQSLMLAAWIAANVIAWVHHWDPYPFILLNLTLSFQAAYAAPIIMMSQNRQAAKDRLMAEQDYLVNAKAEEEVKAIMHHLEQQDEAMIDILRRMEEQHRAVIKGLAMMGLNGGSTPAPA; encoded by the coding sequence ATGAATCAGATTGATATCGCGGATAAGTGGGAGCAGCGGCGCATACGGCACAGCCATCAACATGCGCCCGTGATTAACGTCAATCAGGCGCTTGGCGACGTCTTGACGCCCGGCCAACGCATAGCTGACGGTCTTGCGTTGGTCATCGGTAGTTGGAAATTCATCATCGCGCAATCGCTGATGCTGGCCGCGTGGATCGCCGCGAACGTCATCGCCTGGGTCCATCACTGGGATCCGTACCCGTTCATCCTGCTGAATCTCACACTGAGCTTCCAGGCTGCCTACGCCGCTCCGATTATCATGATGTCGCAGAATCGGCAGGCGGCCAAAGACCGCCTGATGGCGGAGCAGGACTACCTGGTCAACGCCAAGGCCGAGGAAGAAGTGAAGGCAATCATGCATCATCTGGAACAGCAGGACGAGGCGATGATCGATATCCTGCGGAGGATGGAAGAGCAGCATCGCGCGGTCATTAAGGGGTTGGCAATGATGGGCCTTAACGGCGGTAGCACTCCCGCGCCTGCCTGA